In Pongo abelii isolate AG06213 chromosome X, NHGRI_mPonAbe1-v2.0_pri, whole genome shotgun sequence, one DNA window encodes the following:
- the LOC100456992 gene encoding melanoma-associated antigen 9 translates to MSLEQRSPHCKPDEDLEAQGEDLGLMGAQDPTGEEQETTSSSDNKEEEVSAAGSSSPPQSPQGGASSSTSIYYTLWSQFDEGSSSQEEEGPSTSVDPAHLEFMFQEALKLKVAELVRFLLHKYRVKEPVTKAEMLESVIKNYKHYFPVIFGKASEFLQLIFGTDVKEVDPAGHSYILVTALGLSCDSMLGDGHSMPKAALLIIILGVILTKDNCAPEEVIWEALSVMGVYVGTEHIFYGEPRKLLTQDWVQENYLEYRQVPGSDPAHYEFLWGSKAHAETSYENVINYLVMVNAREPICYPSLYEEVLGEEQEGV, encoded by the coding sequence ATGTCTCTTGAGCAGAGGAGTCCGCACTGCAAGCCTGATGAAGACCTTGAAGCCCAAGGAGAGGACTTGGGCCTGATGGGTGCACAGGATCCCACAGGCGAGGAGCAGGAGACTACCTCCTCCTCTGACAACAAGGAGGAGGAGGTGTCTGCTGCTGGGTCATCAAGTCCTCCCCAGAGTCCTCAGGGAGGCGCTTCCTCCTCCACTTCCATCTACTACACTTTATGGAGCCAATTCGATGAGGGCTCCAGCAGTCAAGAAGAGGAAGGGCCAAGCACCTCGGTCGACCCAGCTCACCTGGAGTTCATGTTCCAAGAAGCACTGAAATTGAAGGTGGCTGAGTTGGTTCGTTTCCTGCTCCACAAATACCGAGTCAAGGAGCCGGTCACAAAGGCAGAAATGCTGGAGAGTGTCATCAAAAATTACAAGCACTACTTTCCTGTGATCTTCGGCAAAGCCTCCGAGTTCCTGCAGCTGATCTTTGGCACTGATGTGAAGGAGGTGGACCCCGCCGGCCACTCCTACATCCTTGTCACTGCTCTTGGCCTCTCGTGCGATAGCATGCTGGGTGATGGTCATAGCATGCCCAAGGCCGCCCTCCTGATCATTATCCTGGGTGTGATCTTAACCAAAGATAACTGCGCCCCTGAAGAGGTTATCTGGGAAGCGTTGAGTGTGATGGGGGTGTATGTTGGGACGGAGCACATATTCTATGGGGAGCCCAGGAAGCTGCTCACCCAAGATTGGGTGCAGGAAAACTACCTGGAGTACCGGCAGGTGCCCGGCAGTGATCCTGCGCACTACGAGTTCCTGTGGGGTTCAAAGGCCCACGCTGAAACCAGCTATGAGAATGTCATAAATTATTTGGTCATGGTCAATGCAAGAGAGCCCATTTGCTACCCATCCCTTTATGAAGAGGTTTTGGGAGAGGAGCAAGAGGGAGTCTGA